In Gloeomargarita sp. SRBZ-1_bins_9, a genomic segment contains:
- a CDS encoding sodium/glutamate symporter: MFTLRDVFFAFVVMALLLLVGRYLKYRLRWLQRLYLPESIVAGVLALGLTQLGLVAPPIREVWRQVPGLFINLVFAALFLGETIPTPVAIWRKAAPQVVFGQALAWGQYVVGVLVTGILLVPLFNAHPLNAVLIEIAFEGGHGTAAGMADTLRQLGFQAGPDLALALATVGIVSGIIAGTALAAWGRRQGHVQSFTTPVPDQEWFSHQETPAVQQKRAKLLSHLLIDPLSLNLGFVGLAVSIGWLLLQGLMLLENRTWGTAGVKVMAYVPLFPMALIGGMLVQLAMQWLGLDCLILRPLVQRIAGTALDALIVAALASMSLVAIGQNLGPFLLLSAAGILWNVGFFLYYAPRLFPDYWFEKGIADLGQSMGVTATGLLLLRMVDPALRSGALESFAYKQLLFEPIVGGGLFTAAAPVLIHTWGLWPMLGLTGVILTFWLLVGAWLQQSARRRL, translated from the coding sequence ATGTTCACCCTGCGAGATGTTTTCTTTGCTTTTGTGGTCATGGCCCTGCTGCTCCTGGTGGGTCGCTACTTGAAATATCGCCTGCGTTGGTTGCAAAGACTCTACCTGCCGGAGTCCATCGTGGCGGGTGTCCTGGCGCTTGGACTAACGCAACTGGGACTGGTGGCACCACCGATTCGTGAGGTCTGGCGACAGGTGCCGGGCCTGTTTATCAATCTCGTGTTTGCGGCGCTGTTTCTGGGGGAGACCATCCCAACACCGGTAGCTATTTGGAGAAAGGCAGCGCCCCAGGTGGTGTTTGGTCAGGCCCTGGCCTGGGGACAATATGTGGTCGGCGTTTTGGTTACGGGCATCCTGTTGGTCCCCCTGTTCAACGCCCATCCCCTGAATGCCGTGTTGATTGAAATCGCCTTTGAAGGGGGACATGGGACGGCAGCTGGTATGGCGGATACGTTACGACAACTGGGTTTCCAGGCTGGCCCGGATTTGGCTTTGGCCCTGGCAACGGTGGGGATCGTCTCAGGGATTATCGCTGGTACCGCTCTGGCTGCCTGGGGACGGCGTCAAGGTCATGTGCAAAGTTTCACCACCCCAGTCCCTGACCAGGAGTGGTTTTCCCACCAAGAAACACCGGCGGTTCAACAAAAGCGGGCAAAGTTGCTGAGTCATTTACTGATTGACCCCCTGTCGCTGAATTTGGGGTTCGTGGGGCTGGCGGTGAGTATCGGTTGGCTGCTGTTGCAGGGGCTGATGCTGCTGGAAAATCGCACCTGGGGCACTGCGGGCGTTAAGGTCATGGCCTATGTGCCCCTGTTTCCCATGGCGCTGATCGGCGGGATGCTGGTGCAATTGGCTATGCAATGGCTGGGCCTGGACTGTCTCATCCTGCGGCCCTTGGTGCAACGGATTGCGGGAACGGCTCTGGATGCGTTGATTGTGGCAGCACTGGCTTCAATGTCCCTGGTGGCGATTGGCCAAAATCTCGGCCCGTTTCTCTTGCTTAGTGCGGCGGGCATTCTCTGGAATGTAGGATTCTTCCTGTATTACGCGCCCCGGCTTTTCCCGGACTACTGGTTTGAAAAGGGGATAGCTGACCTGGGCCAGTCTATGGGTGTCACCGCGACGGGGTTGTTGTTGCTGCGCATGGTGGACCCGGCCTTGCGCTCCGGAGCCTTGGAAAGTTTTGCCTATAAGCAATTGCTGTTTGAGCCGATTGTGGGCGGGGGGTTGTTTACAGCAGCGGCACCGGTATTGATTCACACCTGGGGGCTATGGCCGATGCTGGGGTTGACAGGGGTCATCCTGACGTTTTGGTTGCTGGTGGGGGCGTGGCTCCAGCAATCCGCACGGCGCAGGCTTTGA